TCCATGGCATCTGGATTGATGAAGATAAACTGATCTCTTCCAAAGATGCTTACAATGAGGACGTGACAAAGGAACTTAATGAGGATATTAAAAGAACAGTCGATGTGATACATGGACAAGCCGATCTTCCTGCAAGACCCGGACATGCATCCGGGAAATACCGGGCGGATATTTCTAAGTACGTAATCGGCTGGGTGCTTGGCATCGAATGGGATCCCGAGATGGTGAAATCCACTAATGAGAAACACCAGGGAAAGCCTGATTTTGTCGGCACATATTTCCGCACGGAGCATGCATCTCCATTTGAAGTATGGCTAGCGGGCGCAATGGATGAGATCGCCGCTTATGAGACCGGCCAATATTCGTGGCAGCGTCCTATCAGCTTTACGAATTGGGTGACTACCGATCTGCTCAGCCATCCATCAGAGCCGATGTATTTGGAGGATTGGGTCTCTGTCAATCCTAACGTGATTCAAGAGCAGCCTAAATTCCATGGCGGTTATTTTGCGTCTTATCACGTTTATCCGTACTATCCTGAATTTTTAAACTATGAAACTAAATATACCGGGTATGTCGATGCCCGGGGAGAGAAGAACAGCTATGCCGGCTATCTTCATGATCTGAAGCAAGCGCATCATATGCCCGTCCTTATCGCCGAGTTTGGTGTCCCGTCTTCACGCGGAATGGCGCACCGTAACATAAATGGTTGGGACCAGGGGTTACATTCCGAGCAGGAGCAGGGAAATATCGATGCACACCTGTTCGAGGATATCCGCAGCGAAGGCATGGCTGGTGGAATCATCTTTTCCTGGCAGGATGAATGGTTTAAGCGCACATGGAATACCGATCAAGTGGATAACCCCGATCGCAGGCCGTTCTGGTCGAATGCTCAAACCGGCGAGCAGCAATTCGGATTGCTCAGTTTTGACCCCGGCGATGAGAAAACAGCGATGTATGTTGACGGTGATACAACTGATTGGAATAAGAACGATACGCCGCCAGTGCCGATAAAGTCTGGAGCTGTCTTACCCGCTTCGGACGGCTACGACCAGGATAGAAAAATCAAACAGTGGTACGTTATCAGCGACGATCGATACGTTTATTTCCGAATTGATTTCGAGAAGGTGGCCCGTCCCTTCGATTGGTCCAAGGTTGGGGCGATGATTCTGCTTGATACTATACCGGGCCAAGGCCAGCAGCGCATACCCGGCGGCAGCGGACTTACGACGGATGCGGGAATTGATTTCGCAATCGATCTTAAGGGGCCGAAAAAATCCCGGATATGGGTTGACAGTTATTATGACACTTTCTATTATGAATACGGTTCGGTTCAGAAATTACTGCCGGGCCTGGAGTACGCAAACAAGAAGAATAACGGAATATTTCACACAATGAAGCTGCTCTTAAACTATCCTCTGGAGATTCCGAAGGTCAATGGTAAAACACTTCAGCTGCCTTTGGAAGCTTTTGAAACAGGTGCGTTAACATACGGAAACGGAAATCCGGACAGCCCGAATTTTGATTCCTTAACGGATGTTTCATATAACGCAAAGGAGCATGTTGTGGAGGTGAGGATTCCTTGGCAGCTGCTTAATGTTAAGGATCCGAGCACACATGAGGTTATGGGAGACATATGGAAGGATGGTCTGGCAAGCAAAAGAGAAATATCAGGATTTAAGGTTTCTGTGCTCTCCTATCGTCCGGACAACAAGGAAACAAGCGAAGCTCCTGGCGGAGCTGCCGTCTCCTACTCTTCTCCGGAGCCGACAAACGGTTCTCTAATGGCTAAAGACATGTACGAGTATCACTGGGATAAGTGGGATATCCCGGTCTATCATGAACGCCTGAAAAAATCTTACTTCATCATGAAGGATTTATTTGGAGCTTCTGATGTTCTGACTTCCGGAAATTAGGCATTGAACGAAAGCAATCTACGCAGAGGACAGGAAACGAACAATGAGCCATCCACATACTGGATGGCTCGTTTTCATTTTTTGTACGGAGTTATGGAGTGCTGTTTTCACCTACTCCCCAAGCGTCATGAAAGATAAGGGCGTGAAGCTCCTTTCTCTTTTCCCAGTTAGCCGATTCCAATATCGGCTTCGCGGGGTAATGCTCGGTGTACCCGACAGATAACAACGCAACCGGCTCGATGTGCGGTGGGATACCAAGAATATCACGCACATCGTTCTTTTTGTAAAAGCTGACCCAACCCATTGCTAAACCTTCTGCACAAGCGGCGAGCCACATATTTTGTATAGCACAGGCAGTGGATAACATATCGGTCTCAGGAATGGAATTTCGTCCTAATACGTGAGAACCTCCCCGTGTGGGGTCACACGTAACACATATAGTAAGTGGAGCTTGCTGTATACCTTCCACTTTCAGACTCAGAAACTGGTCCTGCCGGTCGTCTTCATAATGAATGGCAAGTGCTCTTCTTTCTTTGTCGGCTGCCCAAGCGAGTCGGGCTTTGATTTCTTCCCGCGTAACCAAAATAAAATTCCATGGCTGCATGAAACCTACCGAAGGGCCGTGGTGTGCTGCATCTAATAAATTCATTATGGCTTCAGGAGGGATGGGGTCTGTTAGAAACGTCCTGATATCTCTTCTTGTATATATGATCTTGTACAGCGCTTCTTTTTCTTGTTCGCTAAACACATCTAACACCCCGTTGCCGGATATGAATTGCTGTCAGGTAATTTTACCATAGTGTATGCGTAGAACCGAAGCGCAAATAGTGGTAAACGCGGTTAAAATAAACCTGCATCGCTGACACACCGTTGTCAGTGGAGACCTTTTATAATGACACTAACAACATTATAAGGAGGTTTTTCAATGTATGTAACTATACAAAGCTTTGTTGACGAATACCGGAACGAGTCTGAATTTACGCAGAAGCTGCTGAATGCCCTAACGGACGATTCCCTCAAGCAGGAGGTCGCCCCGGGTTTTCGCACAATCGGTCATCTAGCTTGGCATCTGGTGCCATCGGGTGGAATTCTCACACCAACCGGCCTGAAATTTGAAGCTCCGCCGGAACACAGCAATGCCCCTGCATCCGCTTCGGTTATTGCGAAATCGTATCACGCCGCTTCGCAAGCGATTATCGAGGCGGTACGAACGCAGTGGAAGGATGATCAGCTGCAGGAATCTGTTACGATCTTCGGTGAGCAATGGAAGAACGGTTATACGCTGTCCATGTTTCTGAGGCATGAAATTCACCACCGCGGCCAGTTAACCGTGTTGATGCGCCAAGCGGGAGTTCCTGTAACCGGGATCTACGGTCCGACCAAGGAAGAGTGGATCGGAATCGGAATGGAAGCTCCGTTATAAACAATATAACCGGAAGCTTGCGTCGGCGCCGTATGGCAGTGAAAACGTGGCATCTTCAGCTTCTTTTCGGTATCATTACTTGTAAATAATGCCTGTAAACGAAAAGGAGGACGGTGCCTTGTCACTCGTTTATGTAAACGGAGTCGACCTGTACGTTGAGATCGAAGGTGAAGGAGAGCCGGTCATTTTAATTCACGGTCTTGGCGGTAATGCAACCTCAATGCATCCTACTATTAAATGGTTGTCCAAATCGTTCAAAACGATTGCCTATGATTGCCGCGGCCATGGGAGGTCGGATAAGCCTTCAAGCTATACTTTAGACGATCATATCAACGATACTCTGGCATTAATGGATGAGTTAGGAATCGAAAAGACTAACCTCATCGGCGAATCGGGAGGCAGCTACATCGCTCAGGGCGTCGCCGCATCCGAGCCCGGCAGGATTCATAAACTGATCCTTGTCGTATCCAAAGCTCACGGCACCAAGTCATCATCGCAGCTTTTTTATGAGAGCCATGCCGCCGAGATGTCGGGTATGAATGAACATGAGCAAAGGCTTTATTTGATCGATCATGTGTTTGCACCGGGTTTTTTGGAGAAAGTGGGTCCGGAATTTTTACTGCCGCAGCCGCTGGCGTTGTCCCCGCAGGAAGCGGATGCGGCTAACAAGGCTTTTGAAGGCTTCGACTTTCGACCTGTACTGCATCAAATCTCTGCTCCCGCGCTAATCATTAACGGAAAGTATGACGGATTAAACCCGCCCGCCAAGGGCATAGAGATTGCGTCTTATATCCCGAATTCGATATTTGTAGAGATGCAGCATTCCGGCCACGCACCCAGTCTCGAGGAGCCGGAGAAGTTCTCCGAATTGGTTATTGATTTCTTAAGCGGCCCTGCTTGAATCTGATTTACCGTATGAAGCAGACTTCCTCAAATTGAGGAAGCTGCTTCTTTTTTTATGTGGAAAACACTGCAATTTCTCGGAATTGGTACTGTTTTTTTGTTGACATACAATATATCCTAATGGTAGGATATATTTATCCTAAATCAAGGATAAATAACTTTAGGATAATTAACGGTAAAGGGAGAGAAAAATTAATGGGTATTTTATCAATTATTCTTCAAGTTTTATTAGGATTAGGTTTCCTCATGTTTGGATTTATGAAGCTCGGATCAAAGCAAATTGTGGAAGGATTTAAGCATTATGGGTATCCCGGATGGTTTAGAATATTTACAGGAATAGTAGAACTCATTTCGGCAGCCTTAGTGATTGCAGGTATTTGGTATGAGACACTGGCTGCTGGGGGTGGTTTGCTCATTGCTGCCACGATGATCGGAGCTATTTCTACTCATATAAAAATAAAGGATACTTTCAAAGAAATGATGATGCCGATCATTTTATTAATTCTGGGATTAGTAATATTAGTTATAAACTTCGGATCATTGCTTGTTTAAATAGCCAATTAACCTATAGGAGGGATACAAATGGAGGTTAAGATTATACAACCACAGGATCAAGCGAACGGGGAGTTCGATGGCGGTAAAATAAAAGAACAAAAACCAATTGGCTTTTCTGGAGAAGGATCACTAATAAATCGGCTGGGACCATTATTTTACTGGGCTTGGGGGAATTCTCAGGGACCTGCAGAAATTGGTCTACACCCACATCAAGGTTTTGAAATCATTACTTATGTGATCGAAGGTAAAGCTTATCATCGTGATACGCTTGGTACGGAAAGTGTTGTAGATGCTGGAGGCACTCAGCTCATGCAGACAGGCTCTGGTGTGTATCATGCAGAAGCATTAAAAGAACCAACGGAAGCTTTACAAATCTGGTTTGAACCGCATTTAAGCCAGGCAGTAAAACGTGCACCTATTTATTTGCAATACGACTCTAATGAGTTTTCCTTAACCGATAAAGATGGTGTGACAATTAAAACAATATTAGGAAACGATTCACCGATGAAAATTGTGACAGATGCAGGTATGTGGGATATCCGCATTCCAAATGGTACAGTATATACCCATAGTCTTGCTCCAAACCGGACACTAGCGGGTTTAGCCATCAGAGGCGATGGAGCTTTTTCATTAGACATGAATGAACCAACTCGTTTTGCACATAAAGATTTTGTTATCGTTCAATCAGAACAGGGTGGAGAAGCAGCCATTCAAGCTTTCGATAAAGATATTAGAATCTTCCTGATTGAAGTTCCGACTGAAGTTGATTATCCTTTATACAATAAACGAAAATAACCTATTGTAATTTTTAAGTTGTGGAATAGGAGGTTCGGTGAATGTATCAAGGTGATGAACAGAGTCAGATTGATTTACGGCTTTTCCGTGTCTGGATGAAGGCTAGTAAAACAATTTTTGATCATGTCGTAAAAGATATAGAAAGGCACGGAATTAGTCCGGAGAATTTTATGATTCTTGAGCTGCTTTATAATAAGGGACCCCACACCATCCAAATAATTAGCGAAAAATTGTCTATTCCTAGTGGGAGCATCACTTACGTTGTCGATAAGCTTGAAAAGAAAGAATTCGTAAAAAGGGAGCCAAGTCCAACAGACCGTCGAGCTTCAAATGTAGTTCTAACTGACAAAGGTCAAAGTTTATTTAATGAAATCTTTCCTCAACACGTTGAAGTCATATCTGAAAATATGTCTTTCATAAGTAACGAGGAAAAAATACAGTTAACGAATCTTCTCAAAAAGCTTGGGCTTGGTGCAAGTCAGATTAAATAATCAAATTACAAAGTAAAGATAGACTGGCTTTGACCCCGATCGCGTCCGTCAAGAATTCAACATTCCTGAACATTTGATTCCGGTGAAACCCGCAGGGGGCGAGGCTCACGGTCAGGGGCTCTGTTAGCGAAATAGGTTGTCACTTTCTTATACGAGTGATTCGCCAAAACCAATCGTATACCCTTGCGGGTCTTTTATTGCGAACTCTCTCATCTTATATTCATTTGTTCTTAGTTGATATTGAAAAACTGCCCCTTTAGAGTTAAATTCATCATACAAATTATCAATGCCTTCTACCATTGCATAGACGTTTACGGCATTTTCGCCATGAGTCGGATAGTTTGGAATGATTGCATTTACTTCATCACTTTCATGAATTATCAACGTTAGACCTTCGCGTTCGACAAAACCCATTTCATA
This is a stretch of genomic DNA from Paenibacillus sp. sptzw28. It encodes these proteins:
- the bluB gene encoding 5,6-dimethylbenzimidazole synthase — encoded protein: MFSEQEKEALYKIIYTRRDIRTFLTDPIPPEAIMNLLDAAHHGPSVGFMQPWNFILVTREEIKARLAWAADKERRALAIHYEDDRQDQFLSLKVEGIQQAPLTICVTCDPTRGGSHVLGRNSIPETDMLSTACAIQNMWLAACAEGLAMGWVSFYKKNDVRDILGIPPHIEPVALLSVGYTEHYPAKPILESANWEKRKELHALIFHDAWGVGENSTP
- a CDS encoding DinB family protein is translated as MYVTIQSFVDEYRNESEFTQKLLNALTDDSLKQEVAPGFRTIGHLAWHLVPSGGILTPTGLKFEAPPEHSNAPASASVIAKSYHAASQAIIEAVRTQWKDDQLQESVTIFGEQWKNGYTLSMFLRHEIHHRGQLTVLMRQAGVPVTGIYGPTKEEWIGIGMEAPL
- a CDS encoding alpha/beta fold hydrolase; protein product: MSLVYVNGVDLYVEIEGEGEPVILIHGLGGNATSMHPTIKWLSKSFKTIAYDCRGHGRSDKPSSYTLDDHINDTLALMDELGIEKTNLIGESGGSYIAQGVAASEPGRIHKLILVVSKAHGTKSSSQLFYESHAAEMSGMNEHEQRLYLIDHVFAPGFLEKVGPEFLLPQPLALSPQEADAANKAFEGFDFRPVLHQISAPALIINGKYDGLNPPAKGIEIASYIPNSIFVEMQHSGHAPSLEEPEKFSELVIDFLSGPA
- a CDS encoding DoxX family protein; amino-acid sequence: MGILSIILQVLLGLGFLMFGFMKLGSKQIVEGFKHYGYPGWFRIFTGIVELISAALVIAGIWYETLAAGGGLLIAATMIGAISTHIKIKDTFKEMMMPIILLILGLVILVINFGSLLV
- a CDS encoding pirin family protein, with translation MEVKIIQPQDQANGEFDGGKIKEQKPIGFSGEGSLINRLGPLFYWAWGNSQGPAEIGLHPHQGFEIITYVIEGKAYHRDTLGTESVVDAGGTQLMQTGSGVYHAEALKEPTEALQIWFEPHLSQAVKRAPIYLQYDSNEFSLTDKDGVTIKTILGNDSPMKIVTDAGMWDIRIPNGTVYTHSLAPNRTLAGLAIRGDGAFSLDMNEPTRFAHKDFVIVQSEQGGEAAIQAFDKDIRIFLIEVPTEVDYPLYNKRK
- a CDS encoding MarR family winged helix-turn-helix transcriptional regulator yields the protein MYQGDEQSQIDLRLFRVWMKASKTIFDHVVKDIERHGISPENFMILELLYNKGPHTIQIISEKLSIPSGSITYVVDKLEKKEFVKREPSPTDRRASNVVLTDKGQSLFNEIFPQHVEVISENMSFISNEEKIQLTNLLKKLGLGASQIK
- a CDS encoding VOC family protein, producing MKHFSAILFVSNRKQVLDYYSMLGFWCDYEMGFVEREGLTLIIHESDEVNAIIPNYPTHGENAVNVYAMVEGIDNLYDEFNSKGAVFQYQLRTNEYKMREFAIKDPQGYTIGFGESLV